A region of Mesorhizobium sp. AR02 DNA encodes the following proteins:
- the murA gene encoding UDP-N-acetylglucosamine 1-carboxyvinyltransferase, which translates to MDRLRIVGGRRLEGAVTISGAKNAALPQIAAALLSPYPLELTNLPDVTDVENMLGVVRLHGAEVTRSAHAATIDTSAAVSKETSYDTVRKMRATVLVLAPLLARFGHARVSLPGGCAIGARPVDMHVAALAALGARIAIENGLIVASAPNGLTGTRIVLSSPSVGATETAMMAATAAKGETEILNAAREPEVADLAACLNAMGARIEGAGTHRILIAGDTGWHAARHDIIPDRIEAGTYAIAAAITGGQLELTHARLEHMASVVQLLEATGVSVWPGDRGLIVSRDRPLKAVDLTTEPYPGFPTDLQAQFMALMCCAEGASLLRETIFENRFMHVPELMRLGANIKLQGTMALVRGGEKLHGAQVMATDLRASVSLVLAALVSEGETIINRVYHLDRGYEQLDRKLRLCGADIERLSA; encoded by the coding sequence ATGGACAGATTGCGGATCGTCGGCGGACGAAGACTAGAAGGCGCGGTCACCATATCCGGCGCCAAGAACGCCGCTCTGCCACAGATCGCGGCCGCCCTGCTCAGCCCCTACCCGCTCGAACTGACCAATCTGCCAGATGTGACCGACGTCGAGAACATGCTCGGCGTGGTGCGGCTTCACGGCGCCGAGGTGACACGGTCGGCGCATGCCGCGACGATCGACACCAGTGCCGCCGTTTCCAAGGAGACGTCCTACGACACGGTGCGAAAAATGCGCGCAACGGTGCTGGTCCTGGCGCCGCTGCTTGCCCGGTTCGGCCATGCCCGGGTGTCGCTGCCCGGTGGCTGCGCGATCGGTGCGCGGCCGGTCGACATGCATGTAGCGGCACTCGCCGCACTCGGCGCCCGGATTGCCATCGAGAACGGCCTGATCGTCGCCTCGGCGCCGAACGGGCTCACAGGCACGCGCATCGTCTTGAGCTCACCGTCGGTCGGGGCAACCGAGACCGCCATGATGGCGGCGACGGCGGCCAAGGGCGAAACCGAAATCCTCAACGCGGCGCGCGAGCCGGAAGTGGCAGATCTCGCCGCTTGCCTCAACGCGATGGGCGCGCGCATCGAAGGCGCCGGCACGCATCGCATCCTGATTGCCGGCGACACCGGCTGGCATGCGGCCCGGCACGACATCATCCCGGACCGCATCGAAGCCGGCACCTATGCCATTGCCGCGGCGATCACCGGCGGCCAGCTCGAACTGACCCATGCCAGGCTCGAACACATGGCCTCGGTGGTGCAATTGCTGGAGGCCACCGGCGTCAGCGTCTGGCCGGGCGATCGCGGGCTGATCGTGTCACGCGACCGGCCGCTCAAGGCGGTCGATCTCACGACAGAACCCTATCCGGGTTTTCCGACCGATCTGCAGGCGCAGTTCATGGCGCTGATGTGTTGCGCCGAGGGCGCGTCGCTGCTGCGCGAAACCATCTTCGAGAACCGCTTCATGCATGTGCCCGAGCTGATGCGGCTTGGCGCCAACATCAAGCTGCAAGGCACCATGGCGCTGGTGCGCGGCGGCGAGAAGCTGCATGGCGCGCAGGTGATGGCCACCGACCTGCGCGCTTCGGTGTCGCTGGTGCTGGCGGCATTGGTCAGCGAAGGCGAGACCATCATCAACCGCGTCTACCACCTCGACCGCGGCTATGAGCAACTCGATCGCAAGCTGCGTCTTTGCGGCGCCGACATCGAGCGGCTGAGCGCATGA
- a CDS encoding ABC transporter ATP-binding protein, which yields MQAHPKLKISHLQKSFTNGRSTIKVLDDINLEVGDNEFVSLVGASGCGKSTLLSIIAGLQDYEQGEMLVDGSPINGPGRDRGVVFQSYTLLPWLTALQNVEFALRETGHDAKDIPEVARQHLDLVKLSRFADSFPSQLSGGMKQRVAIARALSYRPKMLLMDEPFGALDALTRGQMQELLMQIWQEHRLTVIFVTHDVEEAVYLSDRIFVMGLNPGRIKECIAVPAVRPRPTGIQHDRDVLELQAQVLKSIREETRRAEFD from the coding sequence ATGCAGGCGCATCCCAAGCTGAAGATCTCGCATCTGCAGAAATCGTTCACGAATGGACGTTCGACGATCAAGGTGCTCGACGACATCAACCTCGAAGTCGGTGACAACGAGTTCGTTTCGCTGGTCGGCGCGTCGGGCTGCGGCAAGAGCACGCTGCTGTCGATCATCGCCGGCTTGCAGGACTACGAGCAAGGCGAGATGCTGGTCGACGGCAGCCCGATCAACGGGCCGGGCCGCGACCGTGGCGTCGTCTTCCAGTCCTACACCTTGCTGCCATGGCTGACGGCGCTGCAGAATGTCGAGTTCGCGCTGCGCGAGACCGGACATGACGCCAAGGACATCCCCGAGGTGGCGCGCCAGCATCTCGACCTGGTCAAGCTTTCGCGCTTTGCCGACAGCTTTCCAAGCCAGCTTTCCGGCGGCATGAAGCAGCGCGTCGCCATTGCGCGCGCCCTCTCCTACCGGCCGAAGATGCTGTTGATGGACGAGCCCTTCGGTGCGCTGGATGCGCTCACCCGTGGCCAGATGCAGGAGCTCTTGATGCAGATCTGGCAGGAGCATCGCCTGACCGTGATCTTCGTCACCCACGATGTCGAGGAGGCGGTCTATCTGTCCGACCGCATCTTCGTCATGGGCCTCAATCCGGGGCGCATCAAGGAGTGCATTGCGGTGCCTGCCGTCAGGCCGAGACCGACCGGCATTCAGCATGACCGCGACGTCCTGGAACTTCAGGCGCAAGTGCTGAAATCCATCCGCGAAGAAACCCGCCGAGCCGAGTTCGACTGA
- a CDS encoding ABC transporter permease, producing the protein MAAEISGSIYLFIAVCAFLLFIAAWFLATGLGVAKPIFLPSPLAVVAKLTKLAMDGTLASDVGNSVYRIMIGFLIASVMALATAILIGAYRFWEAAIEPFLDFVRYMPVVAFVPLTILWSGTGDIQKFLIIWIGTYFQQALMFKDNIKRVPTDFIGFGRTLGMSDLRVLMRIVVPSAMPQIWDTLRISLGWAWTWVTLAELVAANSGLGYRITVAQRYLQTDMAIGYILVLGILGLATDQIMRFLGRHFFKYERKS; encoded by the coding sequence ATGGCGGCGGAGATTTCCGGCTCGATCTATCTGTTCATCGCCGTCTGCGCCTTCCTGCTCTTCATCGCGGCGTGGTTCCTGGCGACCGGGCTTGGCGTGGCGAAGCCGATCTTCCTGCCCTCGCCCCTTGCCGTCGTCGCCAAGCTTACAAAGCTGGCAATGGATGGAACGCTGGCCAGCGATGTCGGCAACAGCGTCTATCGCATCATGATCGGCTTCCTCATCGCCTCGGTGATGGCGCTGGCAACGGCAATCCTGATCGGCGCCTATCGCTTCTGGGAAGCGGCGATCGAGCCGTTTCTCGATTTCGTCCGCTACATGCCGGTCGTCGCCTTCGTGCCGCTGACCATCCTGTGGAGCGGCACTGGCGACATCCAGAAATTCCTGATCATCTGGATCGGCACCTATTTCCAGCAGGCGCTGATGTTCAAGGACAACATCAAGCGCGTTCCCACAGACTTCATCGGCTTCGGACGAACATTGGGGATGAGCGATTTGCGCGTGCTGATGCGCATTGTCGTGCCCTCGGCGATGCCGCAGATCTGGGACACGCTGCGCATCTCGCTGGGCTGGGCCTGGACCTGGGTGACGCTGGCCGAACTGGTCGCCGCCAATTCAGGACTTGGCTACCGGATCACGGTCGCCCAACGCTACCTGCAAACCGACATGGCGATCGGATACATACTGGTGCTCGGCATACTGGGCCTGGCGACGGACCAGATCATGCGTTTCCTCGGTCGGCATTTCTTCAAATATGAGAGGAAGTCCTGA
- a CDS encoding MurR/RpiR family transcriptional regulator — protein sequence MSVLNRINAKLDGMAPGDREIGQYIVDNPDQMLRLSTAALAAEIGRSQSSVVKFSQKLGYASYQELKLAVSEAKAQDWQVPAGVIHGSIEVGDGFPVILKKLIGSKLLSMQQTVAANSERIISRTLELLDGARRIHLVGVGASSLVARDFSYKLMKLGRNVLHDSDSHIQMANVSTLGPGDVLFALSYSGASIETLRIAELARKRGTTVIAVTGLHDNPLSRVADIRLYTIADEERARSSSITARDAQLTLTDLLFILLVQRQPDANDYVHNSEAAVSVLKAERSS from the coding sequence GTGTCCGTCCTTAACAGGATCAATGCGAAGCTCGACGGCATGGCGCCCGGTGATCGCGAGATCGGTCAGTATATCGTCGACAATCCCGACCAGATGCTGCGGCTGTCGACAGCGGCCCTTGCGGCCGAGATCGGCCGCAGCCAGTCGAGTGTCGTCAAGTTCAGCCAAAAACTCGGCTATGCCAGCTACCAGGAGCTCAAGCTCGCCGTCAGCGAGGCCAAGGCGCAGGACTGGCAAGTGCCGGCCGGCGTCATCCACGGTTCGATCGAGGTCGGCGATGGGTTTCCGGTCATCCTGAAGAAGCTGATCGGCAGCAAGCTTCTGTCGATGCAGCAGACCGTCGCCGCCAACAGCGAGCGCATCATCTCCCGGACGCTGGAGTTGCTGGATGGCGCGCGCCGCATCCATCTGGTCGGAGTCGGCGCCTCCTCGCTGGTGGCGCGCGATTTCTCCTACAAGCTGATGAAACTCGGCCGCAACGTGCTGCATGACAGCGACAGCCACATCCAGATGGCCAATGTCTCGACGCTTGGGCCTGGCGACGTGCTGTTCGCGCTTTCCTATTCCGGCGCCAGCATCGAAACCTTGCGCATCGCCGAGCTTGCCCGCAAGCGCGGCACGACGGTGATCGCCGTCACCGGCCTGCACGACAATCCGCTGAGCCGTGTCGCCGACATCCGCCTCTACACCATTGCCGACGAGGAGCGTGCGCGCTCCTCCTCCATCACCGCGCGCGACGCGCAGCTCACGCTGACCGACCTGTTGTTCATCCTTTTGGTGCAGAGGCAGCCGGACGCCAATGACTATGTCCACAACAGCGAAGCGGCGGTCTCGGTGCTGAAAGCCGAACGATCCTCGTAA
- a CDS encoding C45 family autoproteolytic acyltransferase/hydolase, giving the protein MTAVAPFPLIDVSGTPTERGKAYGEQARGRIHASVALYAAQLDRFGFGPGDVDRFGGMFLPRLRQWAPDLVEEMEGIAAGANLDLSSILLVNARTEILQLAKREKGITDDEPDGCTGAVILPEATKAGRLIHGQNWDWRAECAETSIVLRVRREDGPDLLTFTEAGGLARSGFNSAGIGITANYLESDRDYRDIGIPLPFIRRRVLEARHFAHAIKVVATTPKSCSNNMMLSTAEGFAVDIECAPDEAFPIYPENDLIVHANHWQSPVALSKLRETGLSDVPDSLYRDYRVRRHLDTRHGDITVDDLKQALFDDFAAPFSVCRPAIREGGGNLSATVAMIIFEPASGFMEIAPLPGENRIFTRYELAMDEAVLEKAEKR; this is encoded by the coding sequence ATGACGGCAGTCGCGCCCTTTCCGCTCATCGACGTGAGCGGAACACCAACCGAGCGCGGCAAGGCCTATGGCGAACAGGCACGCGGCCGCATCCATGCGTCCGTGGCCTTGTATGCCGCGCAGCTCGACCGGTTCGGCTTCGGGCCGGGCGATGTCGATCGTTTCGGTGGCATGTTCCTGCCCCGTCTTCGGCAATGGGCGCCCGACCTTGTCGAGGAGATGGAAGGCATTGCCGCCGGCGCCAATCTCGACCTGTCCTCGATCCTGCTGGTCAACGCCCGCACCGAAATCCTGCAACTGGCCAAGCGCGAGAAAGGCATCACCGATGACGAGCCCGACGGCTGCACGGGCGCGGTGATCCTACCGGAGGCGACCAAGGCCGGCCGGCTGATCCACGGTCAGAACTGGGACTGGCGCGCCGAATGCGCGGAAACCTCGATCGTGCTGCGCGTGCGGCGCGAAGACGGCCCGGATCTGCTTACCTTCACCGAGGCCGGCGGGCTCGCCCGCAGCGGCTTCAACTCGGCCGGCATCGGCATCACCGCGAACTATCTGGAATCCGATCGCGACTATCGCGACATCGGCATCCCCCTGCCCTTCATCCGCCGCCGCGTGCTGGAGGCAAGGCATTTCGCCCATGCCATCAAGGTGGTGGCGACGACGCCGAAGTCCTGTTCCAACAACATGATGCTGAGCACCGCCGAGGGTTTTGCCGTCGACATCGAATGCGCGCCGGACGAAGCCTTTCCGATCTATCCCGAGAACGACCTGATCGTGCATGCCAATCATTGGCAAAGCCCTGTTGCTTTGTCGAAGCTGCGCGAGACGGGGCTCAGCGACGTGCCTGACAGTCTCTACCGCGACTACCGCGTGCGCCGGCATCTTGACACCCGGCACGGCGACATCACCGTCGACGACCTCAAGCAGGCACTGTTCGACGATTTTGCAGCACCCTTCAGCGTCTGCCGCCCGGCGATCCGCGAGGGAGGCGGTAATCTGTCGGCGACGGTGGCGATGATCATCTTCGAGCCGGCCAGCGGGTTCATGGAAATCGCACCGCTGCCGGGCGAGAATCGCATCTTCACACGCTATGAACTGGCAATGGACGAGGCGGTTCTGGAGAAAGCGGAAAAGCGGTAG
- a CDS encoding TonB-dependent siderophore receptor — MSRLYRIKALLAGGVAAVAMIPPMAAFAQTAPASTQLEPVVVEGEAGGSATGPVKGVVAKKTTTGSKTATDIKDIPQSVSVVGRQEIDDQGAQKVDEALRYTAGVFAQPFGPDSDTNWLYIRGFDATATGTYMDGLQLFSYAFGGFYVDSFGLERIEVLKGPASVLYGGSNPGGTVNYVSRRPEFERKRYVETGVNDAGNVYLGFDIGDVANNGTVSYRINGKVAGGDTYSDLQNGWRGFISPSITWKPDEATTLTILANYSHIDDNHNGGSFLPYIGTVADRIIGGVNYGRIDPDANFTEPSVDLYKREQGSIGYEFEHTFDNDWTVRSNTRFTAADINEVSVYPNGWVSPTSTQLNRINFGHDTDAMTFLSDLQIEGKVQTGPVEHTLLAGIAYKYYNIDQVQSSALFGTTPPIDAFDPIYGAPLTPRVSYLNQDLTQKQLGFYTQDQLRFGDGWLVTLNGRYDRGWLEADNRPTFYSANSSTESQTVGDFSGRAGLAYEFANGVTPYASFATFFNPIIGTTVTGDLFKPETGQQCEVGVKYVPTFFDGLFTASLFDLTRQNVASNVSAFAQIQTGEVRSRGIELEGKVNITDDFRVTGAFTAYDIKITKDDDYNHRENGGISVIGKTPFIVPEVMASASADYTFRGDWYDGISIGGGLRYIGSSWADNENTAKVPAVTLADLKLGYEKENWGVDLNVTNLFNKTYVASCQTTLTCSYGEGRSFKLKVHTTW, encoded by the coding sequence ATGAGCAGACTTTACCGGATCAAGGCGCTTCTGGCGGGCGGCGTCGCCGCTGTCGCGATGATCCCGCCGATGGCCGCCTTCGCGCAAACAGCGCCTGCGAGCACCCAGCTTGAACCAGTGGTGGTCGAGGGCGAGGCCGGAGGCAGCGCGACCGGACCGGTCAAAGGTGTCGTCGCCAAGAAGACCACGACCGGCTCCAAGACGGCAACCGACATCAAGGACATCCCGCAATCCGTCTCGGTGGTCGGCCGCCAGGAGATCGACGATCAGGGCGCGCAGAAGGTGGATGAGGCCTTGCGTTACACCGCCGGCGTCTTCGCCCAGCCTTTCGGCCCGGACAGCGACACCAACTGGCTGTATATCCGCGGCTTCGATGCGACGGCCACCGGCACCTACATGGATGGGCTGCAGCTGTTCAGCTATGCCTTCGGCGGCTTCTATGTCGACAGTTTCGGGCTCGAGCGCATCGAGGTGCTGAAGGGGCCGGCCTCGGTGCTCTATGGCGGCAGCAACCCCGGCGGCACGGTCAACTATGTCAGCAGGCGGCCCGAGTTCGAACGCAAGCGCTATGTCGAAACCGGCGTCAACGATGCCGGCAATGTCTATCTCGGCTTCGACATTGGCGACGTGGCCAACAACGGCACGGTCAGCTACCGCATCAATGGCAAGGTCGCCGGCGGCGACACCTACAGCGACCTGCAGAACGGCTGGCGCGGCTTCATCTCGCCCAGCATCACCTGGAAGCCGGACGAAGCGACCACGCTGACCATCCTGGCCAATTACAGCCACATCGACGACAACCACAATGGCGGCAGCTTCCTGCCCTATATCGGCACGGTTGCAGACCGGATTATTGGCGGCGTGAACTACGGCCGTATCGACCCCGACGCCAATTTTACCGAGCCATCCGTCGACCTCTACAAGCGTGAACAGGGTTCGATCGGCTACGAATTCGAACACACGTTCGACAATGACTGGACCGTGCGCTCCAACACGCGCTTCACCGCCGCTGATATCAACGAGGTTAGCGTCTACCCCAATGGCTGGGTCAGCCCCACATCAACGCAACTGAACCGCATCAATTTCGGTCACGACACGGACGCCATGACATTCCTGTCTGACCTGCAGATTGAGGGCAAGGTGCAGACCGGCCCAGTCGAACACACACTGCTGGCCGGCATCGCCTACAAATATTACAACATCGATCAGGTGCAATCGTCGGCGCTCTTTGGGACGACTCCACCGATCGACGCTTTCGATCCCATCTACGGTGCGCCACTGACGCCACGCGTCAGCTATCTCAATCAAGATCTGACGCAAAAGCAGCTCGGCTTCTATACGCAGGACCAGCTGCGTTTCGGCGATGGCTGGCTGGTGACGCTGAACGGCCGCTATGACCGTGGCTGGCTCGAAGCCGACAATCGCCCGACCTTTTACTCAGCGAACTCCAGCACGGAGAGCCAAACCGTCGGTGACTTCTCCGGCCGCGCCGGGCTGGCGTACGAGTTTGCCAACGGCGTGACACCCTATGCCAGCTTCGCCACCTTCTTCAATCCGATCATCGGCACCACTGTAACCGGCGACCTGTTCAAACCGGAGACAGGCCAGCAGTGCGAAGTTGGCGTCAAATATGTGCCGACCTTTTTTGATGGCCTGTTCACAGCGTCGCTCTTCGACCTCACCCGTCAGAACGTGGCTTCGAACGTCAGCGCTTTCGCGCAAATCCAGACCGGCGAAGTGCGGTCGAGAGGCATCGAACTCGAAGGCAAGGTGAACATCACCGACGACTTCCGAGTGACCGGCGCCTTCACCGCCTATGACATCAAGATCACCAAGGACGATGACTACAACCATAGGGAAAATGGCGGGATTTCGGTAATCGGCAAGACGCCCTTCATCGTACCGGAAGTGATGGCCTCCGCTTCCGCCGATTATACATTCCGCGGCGATTGGTATGACGGCATCTCGATTGGTGGCGGCCTGCGCTATATCGGCTCCTCATGGGCCGACAACGAGAACACGGCGAAGGTGCCGGCCGTGACACTGGCCGACCTGAAACTCGGCTACGAGAAGGAGAATTGGGGCGTCGATCTCAACGTCACCAATCTGTTCAACAAGACCTATGTCGCCAGCTGCCAGACGACGCTGACCTGCTCCTACGGCGAAGGCCGCTCGTTCAAGCTGAAAGTACACACGACGTGGTAG
- a CDS encoding helix-turn-helix domain-containing protein, which produces MTFVARMESRIEGFSVIGDLKWHLWDGVVADLWDVSCGDRAEGYYVSPDPRLFVALDVDGDGAFFVEGAKGELSRHDRALSIAYIPAGVPIRGRVEGLRRIRHLDLHFDVATLTRRFGRCLDREALQMSRLQFCDDRIAMLAGLIAAECGSDQPLHDLYGEGLLNAMFASLFQIDPPGATRRRSPLSRRKLRLVTDYIDAHCLDRIRLADLAALTGLSETAMSHAFKAATGVPPHRWQMQARIDRAKAMMAHDAAALADIAEATGFFDQAHLTRMFKSVVGVTPGAWMKSAGSP; this is translated from the coding sequence TTGACCTTCGTTGCGCGCATGGAAAGCCGGATAGAGGGCTTTTCCGTCATCGGCGACCTGAAATGGCACCTGTGGGACGGCGTGGTTGCCGACCTCTGGGATGTCTCATGCGGCGACAGGGCCGAGGGTTACTATGTCTCTCCCGATCCCCGGCTGTTTGTCGCGCTCGACGTGGACGGCGACGGCGCCTTCTTCGTCGAAGGCGCCAAGGGTGAACTATCGCGCCACGACAGGGCCCTCTCCATCGCTTACATTCCGGCCGGGGTGCCGATCCGTGGCCGGGTCGAGGGCTTGCGCCGGATCCGGCATCTCGACCTGCATTTCGATGTGGCGACGCTGACGCGCCGCTTCGGCCGCTGCCTTGACCGCGAAGCCCTGCAGATGTCGCGCCTCCAATTCTGTGACGACCGCATCGCCATGCTGGCCGGCCTGATCGCCGCCGAATGCGGCAGCGACCAGCCTCTGCACGATCTTTATGGCGAGGGCCTGCTCAACGCTATGTTCGCAAGCCTCTTCCAGATCGATCCGCCTGGTGCCACCAGGCGTCGGTCACCGCTGTCGCGCCGCAAGCTGCGTCTGGTCACCGACTATATCGACGCGCACTGCCTGGACCGGATCCGGCTTGCCGATCTCGCCGCGCTGACCGGCCTCTCCGAAACCGCGATGAGCCATGCCTTCAAGGCGGCGACGGGCGTGCCGCCGCATCGCTGGCAGATGCAGGCGCGGATCGACAGGGCAAAGGCGATGATGGCGCATGACGCCGCCGCGCTTGCCGACATCGCCGAGGCGACCGGCTTCTTCGACCAGGCGCATCTGACGCGCATGTTCAAGTCGGTGGTCGGTGTGACGCCCGGCGCCTGGATGAAGAGCGCCGGCAGCCCGTGA
- a CDS encoding GntR family transcriptional regulator, whose protein sequence is MADRTQFGLTAVDTVPLHEKVYLELVRALMSGQFTPGQKLTSRKLAKELGTSDMPVRSAFMRLQALRALSPMPNGSVEVPVISADRFSQLTAVRTILEGSATELATKRINGNNLRTIRRHSTELTLAARQGDIDDYLRKNYAFKFSIYRHCGNEQMIFLIETVWMQVGPFLRNLAMGFEDDLSSILDIDYHEEVVAAIEAQDGARARAAIVRDIDEGAAHILRQARFPKARS, encoded by the coding sequence ATGGCCGACAGAACACAATTCGGGTTGACCGCCGTCGACACCGTGCCCCTGCATGAGAAGGTCTATCTGGAGCTTGTGCGGGCCCTGATGTCCGGTCAGTTCACGCCTGGGCAGAAGCTGACCTCACGCAAGCTCGCCAAGGAACTTGGCACGAGCGACATGCCGGTGCGCAGCGCCTTCATGCGACTGCAGGCGCTGCGGGCGCTGAGCCCGATGCCGAACGGCAGCGTCGAGGTGCCGGTGATCTCCGCCGACCGGTTCTCGCAATTGACCGCCGTGCGAACGATCCTCGAAGGCTCGGCGACGGAGTTGGCGACAAAACGCATCAACGGCAACAATCTGCGGACGATCCGCCGCCACAGCACCGAATTGACCCTGGCGGCGCGCCAGGGCGATATCGACGACTACCTCAGGAAGAACTACGCCTTCAAATTCTCGATCTACCGCCATTGCGGCAACGAGCAGATGATCTTCCTGATCGAGACCGTGTGGATGCAGGTCGGCCCCTTCCTCAGGAATCTCGCCATGGGCTTCGAGGACGATCTCTCCTCCATCCTCGACATCGACTATCACGAGGAAGTCGTCGCGGCGATCGAGGCCCAGGATGGCGCGCGAGCCCGCGCAGCCATCGTCCGCGACATCGACGAGGGTGCGGCACACATCCTGCGGCAGGCCAGATTTCCGAAAGCAAGGAGCTAG
- a CDS encoding glutamine synthetase family protein yields MSDAIADVLSWLESRNDIQSLRAAVCDLNGVMRGKRIPVEQARKALEGKLRMPYSLIGLDIWGEDIEGNTLVFSTGDADGLCQWTGRGILPVDWTAHPTALVPLWLADENGAPYLGDPRRALARILDRYKALGLTPVAATELEFYLVDPQSQRPVGPVSPVTGRRLDSDAALSIDEIDDFESFIHDVYEACRAQGIPVDTAIAENGVGQFEINLNHVADALRAADDAVLFKRTVKGIARKHGFAACFMAKPYGDRAGNGFHVHFSLVDAEGRNVFDDGTDQGSEIMRHAVGGLLAAMAESTLVFAPHFNSYRRLRPRSYAPTAVAWGYENRMVAIRIPGGPTGARRIEHRVSGADANPYLVLAAILGAALIGIERQMSPGDPTGSDGQGVAPAKLPPDWASAIATFESGTHVAEIFPAILRDSFVACKRQELNTFALNVSDFEIETYLESV; encoded by the coding sequence TTGAGCGATGCAATTGCGGACGTTTTGAGCTGGCTTGAAAGCAGAAACGACATCCAGAGCCTGAGGGCGGCGGTGTGCGACCTCAACGGCGTCATGCGGGGAAAGCGCATCCCCGTCGAGCAGGCCCGCAAGGCGCTGGAAGGCAAGCTGCGCATGCCCTATTCGCTGATCGGGCTCGACATCTGGGGCGAGGATATCGAAGGCAACACGCTGGTTTTCTCGACCGGCGATGCCGATGGCCTCTGCCAATGGACGGGACGCGGCATCCTGCCGGTGGACTGGACGGCGCATCCGACGGCACTCGTCCCGCTCTGGCTCGCCGACGAAAACGGCGCGCCCTATCTCGGCGATCCCCGGCGGGCGCTGGCCCGTATCCTCGACCGCTACAAGGCGCTCGGCCTGACCCCGGTCGCGGCGACGGAACTGGAATTCTATCTGGTCGATCCGCAATCGCAGCGGCCGGTGGGGCCTGTCTCGCCGGTCACGGGGCGGCGCCTCGATTCCGACGCGGCGCTGTCGATCGACGAGATCGACGATTTCGAATCCTTCATTCATGACGTCTACGAGGCCTGCCGGGCGCAAGGCATTCCCGTCGACACGGCGATTGCCGAAAATGGCGTCGGCCAGTTCGAGATCAATCTGAACCATGTCGCCGACGCCTTGCGGGCGGCCGACGATGCCGTGCTGTTCAAGCGCACGGTGAAGGGCATTGCCCGCAAGCACGGCTTTGCCGCCTGCTTCATGGCAAAACCCTATGGCGATCGGGCGGGCAACGGCTTTCACGTCCATTTCAGCCTGGTCGACGCCGAGGGGCGCAACGTGTTCGACGACGGCACCGATCAGGGCTCGGAAATCATGCGCCACGCGGTCGGCGGCCTGCTGGCGGCGATGGCCGAGAGCACGCTGGTGTTCGCCCCGCACTTCAATTCCTACCGCAGGCTTCGCCCGCGCTCCTATGCACCGACCGCGGTCGCCTGGGGTTACGAGAACCGCATGGTCGCGATCCGCATTCCCGGCGGCCCGACCGGGGCGCGCCGCATCGAGCATCGCGTGTCGGGAGCGGACGCCAATCCCTATCTGGTGCTTGCGGCCATACTGGGCGCGGCATTGATCGGCATTGAAAGGCAGATGTCGCCGGGCGACCCGACAGGCAGCGACGGACAAGGCGTCGCGCCGGCCAAGCTGCCGCCGGACTGGGCCTCCGCGATCGCGACCTTCGAGAGCGGGACGCATGTGGCGGAGATTTTCCCAGCGATCCTGCGTGACTCCTTCGTTGCCTGCAAACGCCAGGAGTTGAACACGTTTGCCCTCAATGTCAGTGACTTCGAGATCGAGACCTACCTCGAGAGCGTTTAG